In Wolbachia endosymbiont (group A) of Pogonocherus hispidulus, the genomic stretch TGCAAGTAAGTCATTTACACACATTGCAACTAAATCTATACCTATAGTATCATGCCTATTCACTTCTTGAGCTATCAACAGTTTCGTACCTACTCCATCAGTTGAGGAAACGAGTACTGGATGGTCATACTTCTTACTTAGTGCAGCAAAATCAAACAACGCAGAAAATGAACCTATTTCGCTGATTACTTCTTCTCTAGCAGTTTCTTGAGCAATAGGCTTGACTTCTTTTATTAACTTATTATATAGTTCAAGATCTATTCCTGATCTGATATAAGTATTCATAATCCTTCTATAAATTTTAAAATTGTTAATACTATATTAATGCCTTGATATAAAAAGTGCAACGAAACTTTCTCTTAATTGACTATTATGTGCTTATCAATATAGGGTAACTTAAATCATTTATAATTATCCAATGAACAAAAATATCAAAAACATACTGTTAACAATAGAGCTGCTATCAGGACGGCTGCTTCATGACTTTGCTAACTCTATGAATGGGATAATGTTTAGCTTAGAAGAGCTTGGAGTAATAGATAAGAATGATGCTGATATACAGAAGGAAGCATTGTCGCTGCTTAAAGAAAGCTCCGATGATTTAATATATAAACATAAAGTTATGAAGCAGGCATATTCTTCTTCAGCAGATAATTACAGCTTTGATCAGACCAAATCTAATATCGAAAATTACTTATTAAAAAAAAAGTAAAGCTCATGTGGAAAATAGATGCATATTCTGCAAAAAATAAGGAAGATTTAATTGAAAAGATAAATAAGATAATTTCTAATATGGTGCTAACTATAGCCAGTGCAGTGGCGGAAGTTGAACTAGTGTCTGTTTTACTGAGTCAAACAGAAAATAAAATGCTATTAACCATAAAAATTCTAAATGAACACAAACCAATAAGCAAATCATTAGTAGACAAATTAATCAAAAAAAATGACACTAATTTAAATACAAAAGATATTAATATCTATATGACCTCTTTATTATTAGAGTACTATAACACTGAAATGCATTGTACTTGCGAAAATAATTTGCTGGAGATAGGTTTAACTATAACTTGAGTTGCATATTTGGTTATTACAACTTTTTCTTCGTTTCAAGGCAAGACATTCCCCAACAAGGGGTACCAAATCTAATTTTTGTAATCACTTAAGTCTAGTACTATTTTATTAATGTAGCGCTCATTTGCATCTTTGATGATAAACTTCATACCATTTTTATATTTAATGACTTCATCTACAGAAGGCACTTTACCAGCAACCGAAAGAATTAAACCACCAAGTGTAACATAGTCTTCTTCAGGGTCACGTAATTCTATCTTTAGATTCTCCTCTATATCCTTTATAAGAACCCTTGCTGACACTTCAAACTTATTTTGAGACAATTCAGTAATGGTATATTCTGAATTTATTTCGTTTTCACTATCAATGTTTGATATTAGCTCCTCTATAAGATCGGTCATTGAAATTAAACCATCAGTTCCACCATATTCATCCAATACAATAGCTAAGTATGATTTAGAAGATTTCATCCTAACAAAAAGATTAGTTGTCTTCATCGAGGGCGGAACAAATATTACGCTTTGTATAATATTTCTCAGATTAAAATTTTTATCCCTATTAAAAATAACATCTTTTACATAAAAAAAGCCTATTACGTTATCAAAGTTATTTCTATAAATTGGTATTTTAGTGTGGCAAGTGTTTTTTATCTTCTTTATTATTTCACGCTCGCTTGACTCAATGTCTACTGCGCATATCTCTGTACGTGGAGTCATTATATCCATTATACCACAATCGCGGAATTTTAATAGACCATTAAATATATTAAGGTCTGGCAGATCTTTCATTAATGCTTCAGTCGCACACTTTTTCAACACAGAAGCTTTTTTGAAAAGGAAGAGAAAAATTCTATATGCTATTCTTTCTACTAAGGTTCTTTTTTTACTCAATTTATTCCCTGTAATGGCAAAAACGTTTTCAGA encodes the following:
- a CDS encoding transporter associated domain-containing protein, whose translation is MSKKRTLVERIAYRIFLFLFKKASVLKKCATEALMKDLPDLNIFNGLLKFRDCGIMDIMTPRTEICAVDIESSEREIIKKIKNTCHTKIPIYRNNFDNVIGFFYVKDVIFNRDKNFNLRNIIQSVIFVPPSMKTTNLFVRMKSSKSYLAIVLDEYGGTDGLISMTDLIEELISNIDSENEINSEYTITELSQNKFEVSARVLIKDIEENLKIELRDPEEDYVTLGGLILSVAGKVPSVDEVIKYKNGMKFIIKDANERYINKIVLDLSDYKN